A single genomic interval of Candidatus Jordarchaeales archaeon harbors:
- a CDS encoding DEAD/DEAH box helicase, with protein MSRPLSGPGMLVHPLIKEGSIELREYQRNIVSKALKGNTLVVLPTGLGKTIIAIMVAAERLLMYEWGKVVVLAPTRPLVIQHAETFKKALNIPENEIRVCTGENAPGERERIWLEAKVVLATPQVVRNDLIAGRVNCLDWVLLVFDEAHRAVGDYPYTFIAEEYMRRARKPLILGLTASPGSQKEKLLEICRVLGIKQVEARTERSPDVAPYVKTIEVEWVEVKLPEEFLRIKEKLEEVIRKNLSVLKDAGYVNARKKRWTRKELIEIQSTLLRKENKDEKDYACLVAVSGAIRLAHALEILETQGLEAFKKYFEQLRERALLRGGKGLRNILEDPLVLSVEKETENMISRGVTHPKRGALINIIRSQLCRKPESRVIVFTQFRSTVNELLKALRENEISADKIIGQGKRGGSSGLTQKQQAEVIEKFRRGEFKVLVATSVAEEGVDVSECDLVVFYDITPSAVRFVQRKGRTGRRRPGKVVFLITKGTMDEKYYWSVKWKEENMRGIIKSLEKKRVNVEGGRGVNQQVSLEEYIPRGDKLIVYADVREGGNAVVQELARLGVEVVLTKLDVGDYVISERVGVERKTDADFVQSIIDQRLFKQLVELSRTYESPLLIIEGGNLYERRGVNPEAIRGALVSIALDFKIPIFWTQNAKETAEVIKTIARREKEEGRKGIRIGVKKPATLKELQEHIVAALPGIDYILAKRLLQKFKSVERVYTADEKELMSVQGIGERKAKKIKEVLRAEYRGEDSC; from the coding sequence ATGAGTAGACCTTTGAGCGGGCCAGGGATGCTGGTACACCCTCTTATTAAGGAAGGAAGCATTGAGCTTAGGGAATATCAGAGGAACATAGTTTCTAAAGCTTTGAAAGGGAACACGCTAGTGGTGCTTCCGACCGGATTAGGTAAAACGATTATTGCAATAATGGTGGCGGCGGAAAGGCTGTTGATGTATGAATGGGGGAAGGTCGTCGTTTTAGCACCTACAAGGCCTCTTGTCATCCAACACGCAGAGACCTTCAAGAAAGCTCTGAATATACCCGAAAATGAGATAAGGGTATGCACCGGGGAAAACGCGCCAGGGGAGAGAGAAAGGATATGGTTGGAGGCGAAAGTTGTCTTAGCAACTCCACAAGTTGTTAGGAATGATTTGATAGCAGGACGTGTAAACTGCCTAGACTGGGTTCTATTAGTTTTCGATGAGGCACATAGAGCCGTGGGAGATTACCCCTACACGTTCATAGCTGAGGAATATATGAGAAGAGCAAGGAAGCCGCTTATATTAGGACTCACAGCATCTCCCGGGTCTCAGAAAGAAAAATTATTAGAAATTTGTAGGGTTTTAGGTATAAAGCAAGTGGAGGCGCGAACGGAGAGAAGCCCCGACGTAGCACCCTACGTTAAGACGATTGAAGTAGAATGGGTCGAAGTGAAGCTTCCGGAAGAGTTTTTGCGTATAAAGGAGAAGTTGGAGGAGGTTATTAGAAAAAATCTAAGTGTTTTAAAAGATGCAGGCTATGTTAATGCGAGAAAGAAAAGATGGACTAGAAAAGAACTTATAGAGATTCAAAGCACCCTTTTGAGAAAAGAGAATAAGGACGAAAAAGATTACGCGTGCTTGGTAGCGGTTTCCGGAGCTATAAGGCTCGCCCACGCCCTCGAAATATTGGAAACACAAGGACTTGAGGCTTTTAAAAAATACTTTGAACAACTAAGGGAGAGGGCGCTGCTAAGGGGGGGTAAGGGTTTAAGAAACATTCTCGAGGACCCCTTAGTTCTTTCTGTTGAGAAAGAAACGGAAAACATGATTTCCCGCGGAGTAACACACCCCAAGAGAGGAGCTCTTATCAACATAATTAGAAGCCAGCTTTGTAGAAAGCCCGAGTCTAGGGTTATCGTGTTCACGCAGTTTAGAAGTACTGTTAACGAGTTATTAAAAGCTCTCCGCGAGAACGAAATTAGCGCTGATAAAATAATTGGTCAGGGTAAGAGGGGGGGATCTTCGGGGCTTACCCAAAAACAGCAAGCGGAAGTAATTGAAAAATTTAGGAGGGGGGAGTTCAAAGTGCTGGTTGCCACCAGTGTGGCTGAAGAAGGCGTTGATGTCAGCGAGTGCGATTTAGTGGTCTTCTACGATATTACCCCTAGTGCGGTGAGGTTCGTACAGAGAAAAGGAAGAACGGGAAGAAGGAGGCCAGGTAAAGTGGTCTTCCTTATCACTAAGGGAACCATGGACGAGAAATATTATTGGTCGGTTAAGTGGAAGGAGGAGAACATGCGCGGAATCATAAAGAGCTTGGAGAAAAAGAGAGTTAATGTAGAAGGCGGAAGAGGAGTCAACCAACAAGTTAGCCTGGAGGAGTATATTCCGAGAGGAGACAAGTTGATTGTATACGCAGATGTTAGGGAAGGAGGGAACGCTGTCGTTCAGGAACTAGCTAGGCTTGGTGTCGAAGTTGTCCTGACAAAGCTAGACGTGGGAGACTACGTTATTTCGGAGAGGGTCGGTGTAGAGCGTAAGACTGATGCTGACTTCGTTCAGTCGATCATAGACCAGCGATTGTTTAAGCAACTAGTCGAGCTCTCGAGAACGTACGAGTCACCCCTGTTAATAATAGAAGGAGGAAATTTGTATGAGCGAAGAGGGGTAAACCCTGAAGCGATTAGAGGAGCACTAGTGAGCATAGCACTTGACTTTAAGATACCTATCTTTTGGACTCAAAACGCCAAGGAGACAGCTGAAGTGATAAAGACTATTGCACGAAGGGAGAAAGAAGAGGGAAGGAAAGGAATACGGATAGGTGTTAAGAAGCCTGCAACATTAAAAGAGTTGCAGGAACACATTGTAGCTGCCTTGCCAGGCATAGACTACATTCTAGCTAAGAGACTGCTTCAAAAATTTAAAAGCGTGGAGCGCGTTTATACCGCCGACGAAAAGGAGCTTATGAGCGTCCAAGGCATAGGAGAGAGGAAAGCTAAGAAGATAAAAGAAGTTCTCCGCGCAGAGTACCGTGGAGAGGACTCATGTTAA
- a CDS encoding phosphoadenosine phosphosulfate reductase family protein has product MGVYLGVVKLSWCMNCDVPLLDDKCSTCGERGASIDISPPGDVRPAFRREIEVLRRTVKSQFGVDLKCNGCVVLNKVPYLDQMDEIIVGGSILGALRFNVFKFDWEFLPRLAGGRIIFQQGGSKWVCSDKKAAESILRGSANLLGPGVLDCDPEIKVGDNVVVVDPDGCVFAVGVAKKSGREMLTRERGLAVKIRERGIAPEVAETSKGTWSDAVKANEEVLNKFEEKAIRFIRNVARTYKRPVTVAFSGGKDSLATLLLVRKALGENFKVLFVDTGVEFPETVAYTERLVRELGLDLLEEKVDKEVFWKLVEEFGPPGRDYRHCCKGIKLGPMTRLIKENFPEGCLTFIGQRSYESEARYKEPKISINPWVPGQIAAYPIKNWTALHVWLYIFREGVAYNPLYEEGFNRIGCWTCPASKLYEIEILKEKHGELYNMLVGVLEEWRKRYGYPEEWVRYGFWRWKKLPKGYMDLAEQLGVKIPVERPAGGRKITCHVDREEKEEGRAAIYGHFNLPAPIDRLKNIANIVGEASVEGGEVVVVCKEGGVRVRANGEFAAYSSSEEAARKMKRYISQVMVKALRCVGCGECVSTCKRQAILINWGMAWILEDRCIHCSKCMDVRCTAIYANESPSVRESGA; this is encoded by the coding sequence TTGGGGGTCTACTTAGGAGTAGTTAAATTGTCCTGGTGCATGAATTGTGACGTTCCGCTATTGGATGACAAATGTTCGACATGTGGAGAAAGGGGAGCGAGTATTGATATTTCCCCTCCTGGTGACGTTAGGCCCGCCTTTAGAAGGGAGATAGAAGTTTTGCGGAGAACGGTGAAGAGCCAATTTGGAGTTGACTTAAAATGCAACGGATGTGTAGTGCTCAATAAGGTACCCTACTTGGACCAAATGGATGAAATAATAGTAGGTGGAAGCATCCTCGGAGCCTTAAGGTTTAACGTCTTTAAATTCGACTGGGAATTCTTGCCCAGATTGGCTGGAGGACGCATAATATTTCAGCAAGGAGGAAGCAAATGGGTTTGTTCCGACAAGAAGGCAGCTGAAAGTATACTGCGAGGAAGCGCTAATCTCCTCGGCCCCGGAGTTTTAGATTGCGACCCCGAGATTAAAGTTGGAGATAACGTAGTCGTCGTCGATCCAGACGGGTGCGTTTTCGCTGTTGGAGTGGCGAAGAAGTCGGGTAGAGAAATGCTAACTCGAGAAAGGGGGTTGGCGGTAAAGATAAGGGAGAGAGGTATTGCACCAGAAGTGGCGGAAACGAGTAAGGGAACGTGGAGTGACGCTGTTAAAGCCAATGAGGAAGTTTTAAACAAGTTTGAGGAAAAAGCAATACGCTTCATAAGAAACGTAGCCAGGACTTATAAGAGACCGGTTACCGTGGCGTTTTCGGGAGGAAAAGATTCACTGGCTACTCTCCTACTCGTTAGGAAAGCGTTGGGGGAAAACTTCAAGGTTTTATTTGTCGACACGGGTGTCGAATTTCCTGAAACCGTAGCTTATACGGAGAGATTAGTTAGAGAGCTTGGACTTGATCTCCTAGAAGAAAAAGTTGACAAAGAAGTTTTTTGGAAGCTTGTAGAGGAGTTTGGCCCTCCAGGAAGAGATTACCGTCACTGCTGCAAGGGAATAAAGCTGGGACCCATGACGAGGCTGATTAAAGAGAATTTTCCTGAAGGGTGTCTCACGTTCATTGGACAGAGAAGTTACGAGTCTGAAGCCAGGTACAAGGAGCCTAAAATTAGCATTAACCCGTGGGTTCCTGGGCAAATAGCGGCATACCCCATAAAGAACTGGACGGCGCTACACGTTTGGCTCTATATTTTCAGGGAAGGGGTCGCGTACAATCCCTTATACGAGGAAGGGTTCAACAGGATAGGCTGTTGGACTTGTCCAGCAAGCAAGCTCTACGAGATAGAGATACTTAAGGAGAAACATGGTGAGCTCTATAACATGCTAGTAGGCGTGCTTGAGGAGTGGAGGAAACGTTATGGATACCCTGAAGAATGGGTGCGGTATGGTTTCTGGAGGTGGAAGAAGCTGCCTAAAGGCTACATGGACTTAGCTGAACAACTAGGGGTAAAGATCCCCGTAGAGAGGCCAGCTGGAGGAAGAAAAATCACATGCCACGTAGACCGGGAAGAAAAGGAGGAGGGGAGAGCTGCAATTTACGGGCATTTTAACCTTCCAGCGCCTATCGACCGACTTAAAAACATCGCTAACATTGTAGGAGAGGCCAGCGTGGAAGGAGGGGAGGTCGTCGTAGTGTGTAAAGAAGGAGGGGTACGTGTTCGTGCAAACGGTGAGTTTGCTGCTTATAGTTCTTCAGAAGAAGCTGCTAGAAAAATGAAGCGTTACATTTCTCAAGTTATGGTGAAGGCGTTAAGGTGTGTGGGTTGTGGTGAGTGCGTTTCAACTTGTAAGAGACAAGCTATCCTGATTAACTGGGGGATGGCGTGGATTCTAGAAGACAGGTGCATTCATTGTTCTAAGTGTATGGATGTCAGGTGCACTGCGATCTACGCCAACGAAAGTCCGTCCGTCAGGGAAAGTGGGGCTTAG
- the gcvH gene encoding glycine cleavage system protein GcvH codes for MVKVGDVLVPDNLLYSETHQWAKIENGKVRVGITDYAQKQLKEIVYVELPEVGDKVSQGDELGTIESVKAVAEIYAPVSGTIIEVNNALEDSPEMINSDPYGEGWMVVIEASNLDEEKENLLSAEDYAELIEKELEK; via the coding sequence ATGGTTAAAGTAGGCGACGTTTTAGTACCGGACAACCTGCTTTACAGTGAAACACATCAATGGGCTAAGATAGAAAACGGAAAGGTGCGTGTAGGCATTACGGACTACGCTCAAAAACAGCTGAAAGAGATAGTTTACGTGGAGTTGCCCGAGGTTGGTGACAAAGTAAGCCAAGGAGATGAACTTGGAACCATCGAGTCGGTTAAGGCGGTAGCAGAGATTTATGCACCAGTTAGTGGTACAATTATAGAGGTTAACAATGCATTAGAGGACTCGCCAGAAATGATTAACAGTGATCCGTATGGTGAGGGTTGGATGGTTGTAATCGAGGCCTCCAACCTCGACGAGGAAAAAGAAAACTTACTGAGCGCAGAGGATTACGCTGAACTAATAGAGAAAGAGCTTGAAAAGTAA
- a CDS encoding phosphopantetheine adenylyltransferase, whose product MPYPFKLVGVSGTFDKLHKGHKVLLLKALEVGERVIVGLTSDEMCSKKLFSEKIDPFEVRRANLERFFEENGSLSRVEIITLNDPYGPAIEDSGLEAIVAGEDVAWRVEEINRIRERKGLPPLKLIVVELVKACDGERISSTRIRKGEIDREGRLLSTKTVSEAER is encoded by the coding sequence TTGCCGTACCCCTTCAAACTTGTCGGCGTCTCTGGAACTTTTGATAAACTTCACAAAGGACACAAAGTCTTATTACTCAAGGCTCTAGAGGTAGGCGAGCGGGTGATCGTCGGCTTAACGTCCGACGAAATGTGCTCTAAGAAGCTTTTTTCGGAAAAAATTGATCCTTTCGAGGTAAGGCGCGCAAATCTAGAACGTTTTTTCGAGGAGAACGGCTCCCTTTCTAGGGTTGAAATCATCACGCTTAATGATCCTTACGGACCAGCCATAGAGGACTCTGGGCTAGAAGCTATAGTCGCAGGCGAAGACGTAGCTTGGCGTGTTGAGGAGATAAACCGTATTCGTGAGAGAAAGGGACTCCCCCCTCTGAAACTTATAGTAGTAGAATTGGTGAAAGCGTGTGATGGTGAGCGTATAAGCAGCACTAGAATAAGAAAAGGAGAAATAGATAGAGAAGGCCGCCTTTTAAGTACCAAGACCGTTTCTGAAGCAGAAAGGTGA
- a CDS encoding phenylalanine--tRNA ligase subunit alpha: protein MSLLSRELREVEFKVLHFLAKRGARTTIKDIIAGTGVEYAALVKSLAWLEDKGLVSVESTTVEYVSLTDEGKHYALSGLPERVLLNFLVSKGGEATLKDVLDANILPTHIVNVAIGWARRKGWITISKSEVSDETVIKALPPSPVRGEDERLLEFLREKGRVKRSDIPKELDSAVDTLYKRNLLEKGVESEVFAQITSEGIKVLESGVEVDEGISLLTPDLIRTQAWKTVKLKRFNVEAPVKPAYPGKVHPLIQLINEIREIFLNMGFEEIRGPLVESAFWNFDALFTPQDHPAREMHDTFYLKTPSTAKLPDEDLVYKVAKTHENGWETGSRGWRYSWNAELAQRAILRTHTTATTIRYLAEHRTYPARVFSVDRVYRNERVDYKHLAEFHQIEGIIVDKNATLRDLMGVLREFYWKLGFKKVQFWPSFFPYTEPSIQSTVYVEEYKSWVELCGAGIFRPEVTVPLGVKVPVLAWGGGFERIAMIRLGLDDIRDLYRNSLKWLRQTPSML from the coding sequence TTGTCTCTCTTGTCTAGAGAACTTCGAGAGGTCGAATTCAAGGTCCTCCACTTTCTGGCTAAACGTGGAGCAAGGACGACGATCAAAGACATAATTGCAGGAACAGGTGTTGAATATGCTGCACTTGTAAAATCTTTAGCCTGGCTTGAGGATAAGGGTCTGGTCTCTGTCGAGTCAACAACAGTGGAATATGTGTCCTTAACAGATGAAGGTAAGCATTACGCTCTCTCTGGGCTCCCGGAAAGGGTCCTCCTGAACTTCCTTGTAAGTAAAGGTGGTGAAGCAACTCTGAAAGATGTTTTGGATGCAAACATTCTACCTACTCACATCGTTAATGTCGCTATCGGGTGGGCGCGACGCAAGGGGTGGATCACTATCTCCAAGTCAGAAGTAAGTGATGAAACGGTTATCAAAGCTTTACCCCCCTCGCCTGTAAGGGGCGAAGACGAGCGTCTTTTAGAATTCTTAAGGGAGAAAGGCAGAGTAAAACGTTCAGACATACCTAAAGAACTTGACTCCGCTGTGGACACGCTTTACAAGCGCAACCTGCTCGAGAAGGGCGTCGAAAGTGAGGTTTTTGCTCAAATAACAAGTGAGGGTATCAAAGTTTTGGAAAGCGGTGTTGAGGTCGATGAAGGAATAAGTCTGCTGACCCCGGATCTTATAAGGACGCAAGCTTGGAAAACTGTTAAGTTGAAAAGGTTTAACGTCGAAGCCCCGGTGAAACCTGCTTATCCGGGAAAAGTACACCCATTAATTCAGTTAATCAACGAGATAAGAGAAATCTTCCTAAATATGGGGTTCGAAGAGATCAGAGGCCCCCTTGTGGAATCTGCTTTTTGGAACTTTGATGCCTTGTTCACACCCCAGGATCACCCGGCTCGTGAGATGCATGATACTTTCTACCTTAAGACCCCCTCCACTGCTAAACTGCCGGACGAAGACCTAGTTTACAAAGTAGCAAAAACTCATGAGAACGGTTGGGAAACCGGTTCAAGGGGGTGGAGGTATTCCTGGAACGCTGAACTGGCTCAACGTGCTATTCTAAGAACGCACACGACAGCAACTACTATACGCTATCTTGCTGAACACAGGACTTATCCCGCGAGAGTTTTCTCCGTGGACAGAGTTTACAGGAACGAGAGAGTTGATTATAAGCACCTCGCAGAATTCCACCAAATAGAGGGGATAATCGTCGACAAGAACGCGACACTAAGAGACCTCATGGGCGTACTGAGGGAATTCTACTGGAAGCTCGGCTTCAAGAAAGTTCAATTCTGGCCAAGCTTCTTCCCATACACTGAGCCATCAATCCAATCCACGGTCTACGTGGAAGAGTACAAGTCTTGGGTGGAGCTTTGCGGTGCAGGAATATTTAGGCCTGAAGTAACAGTTCCTCTTGGAGTTAAAGTCCCCGTTTTAGCCTGGGGCGGAGGTTTTGAAAGGATCGCTATGATTAGACTAGGACTAGACGACATAAGGGACCTATATAGGAACTCATTGAAGTGGTTAAGGCAAACCCCGTCGATGCTCTAA
- the pheT gene encoding phenylalanine--tRNA ligase subunit beta produces MPTLVLKVKRMSELLGREVTAKELEQIVPWLGVDIESVGSDYVKIEYNPNRPDFSSQEGVARALRGFMEIETGLPNYAVNPGSTVLKVDPSVLPVRRWIVSGIVRGLKLDEERISEIIEMEEALDWAIGRNRAISSIGLHNLDAVKPPFKYHAVHPDEIRFVPLDMDTELSLREILKIHPKGIAYRHILEGAERYPIITDRDGNVLSFPPIINGVLTRVTENTKNLFIEITGTRLDAVSAALNIFMTSLAEMGGRLESVRVEYPDRVLVTPDLSPSRWKLNLKNANKLLGLKLKPEEAARCLEKMRLGVECIGEELSVLVPAYRYDIMHEVDLIEEIAIGYGYFNLEPTLPGTASIAVENPVQKIANKVRMIMIGFGFIEVVNFTLANYKEHFEYMLLEGNPVRILNPVSAEYNILRSSLLPCLLKVFANNRHELFPQKIFEIGDVIVLDETAETGAKRMLHLAGAITHSEANFTEIKSVAEGMLREIGVRNYLFTAVDHPSFIPGRCAEVKIEGRPIGVVGEIHPKVLNNFELEYPVAAFEYDLQFLLERDRP; encoded by the coding sequence GTGCCCACTCTTGTGCTTAAAGTAAAAAGGATGAGCGAGCTTCTCGGGCGCGAGGTTACCGCTAAAGAGCTTGAGCAGATTGTTCCTTGGCTCGGAGTGGACATAGAGTCCGTCGGCAGCGACTATGTTAAAATAGAGTATAACCCAAACAGGCCAGACTTCTCGAGCCAGGAAGGTGTCGCTAGGGCTTTAAGGGGTTTCATGGAAATAGAGACAGGTCTTCCCAATTACGCTGTTAATCCTGGCTCTACAGTCTTAAAAGTTGATCCGTCTGTTCTTCCAGTAAGGCGCTGGATAGTTTCTGGGATTGTTCGTGGGCTCAAGCTAGATGAAGAACGCATTAGCGAAATTATAGAAATGGAAGAAGCGCTTGACTGGGCTATAGGCAGAAACAGGGCGATATCGTCCATAGGGCTCCACAATCTTGATGCGGTTAAGCCCCCCTTCAAGTACCACGCGGTACATCCTGACGAAATTCGTTTTGTCCCGTTAGACATGGACACAGAATTGTCACTTAGAGAAATACTAAAAATTCATCCAAAGGGAATAGCATATCGCCATATTCTGGAAGGTGCTGAGCGTTACCCTATAATCACTGACCGTGATGGTAACGTCCTTTCATTCCCCCCCATCATAAATGGGGTCCTAACGCGCGTCACAGAAAACACAAAGAACCTCTTTATAGAAATAACTGGTACGCGCTTGGATGCTGTCTCTGCAGCTCTAAACATTTTCATGACGTCACTTGCAGAGATGGGTGGCCGTCTAGAGTCCGTAAGGGTTGAGTATCCCGACAGAGTGCTAGTCACCCCAGATCTTTCTCCTTCAAGATGGAAGTTGAACCTCAAAAATGCAAACAAGCTTTTAGGGTTAAAGTTGAAGCCTGAAGAAGCAGCCAGGTGTTTAGAAAAAATGCGTCTAGGTGTAGAGTGTATAGGCGAGGAGCTTTCAGTGCTTGTTCCTGCCTATCGTTACGACATAATGCATGAAGTTGACTTGATAGAGGAGATTGCCATAGGCTACGGCTACTTTAACCTAGAACCAACACTTCCAGGCACGGCTTCTATAGCCGTAGAAAATCCTGTTCAGAAAATCGCAAACAAAGTACGGATGATAATGATTGGTTTTGGCTTCATAGAAGTAGTTAACTTCACACTGGCCAACTACAAGGAGCACTTCGAATACATGTTGCTTGAAGGCAACCCAGTCAGAATTCTTAATCCTGTAAGCGCTGAGTACAATATACTACGTTCATCGCTCCTTCCCTGTCTCTTAAAAGTGTTCGCTAACAACAGACATGAGCTCTTTCCGCAGAAAATTTTCGAAATAGGAGACGTTATCGTGTTAGACGAAACCGCTGAAACGGGAGCCAAGCGCATGTTGCACCTCGCTGGGGCGATAACACACAGTGAAGCCAATTTCACGGAAATCAAATCTGTGGCTGAAGGCATGCTTAGGGAAATAGGCGTCCGCAACTATCTATTCACCGCCGTGGACCATCCCAGCTTCATCCCTGGAAGATGCGCCGAAGTGAAGATAGAAGGGCGTCCTATAGGAGTTGTCGGGGAAATTCATCCAAAAGTATTAAATAACTTTGAACTTGAATATCCTGTAGCTGCATTTGAATATGACCTGCAATTCCTATTAGAGCGTGATAGACCATGA
- a CDS encoding isochorismatase family cysteine hydrolase, whose amino-acid sequence MSSKAVLVIDMLKDFIEKGAVLEVPKGREIIPNIKRLTDEARKRGVLVIYVCDSHDPKDPEFSKWPPHAVEGTKGAEVVDQLKPKDGDIVVRKLKYDGFLGTALDLVLRSRKIDSLIVTGVLTNICVLYTASTASMLGYNVTVVRDCVASTSDKEHEWALHHMGDVIGIKIASLEEVLASL is encoded by the coding sequence ATGAGTAGCAAAGCGGTTCTGGTAATCGATATGCTGAAAGACTTCATAGAAAAGGGGGCAGTTCTAGAAGTTCCAAAGGGACGTGAAATTATCCCAAACATAAAACGCTTAACAGACGAAGCAAGAAAGAGAGGAGTTCTAGTTATCTATGTTTGTGACAGCCACGATCCAAAGGACCCTGAGTTCTCAAAATGGCCGCCTCACGCTGTCGAAGGAACGAAAGGTGCGGAGGTTGTCGATCAGCTCAAACCGAAAGACGGCGATATCGTGGTTAGGAAGCTCAAATACGATGGATTCCTCGGAACCGCTCTAGACCTAGTGCTCAGGAGCAGAAAAATAGATTCACTGATAGTAACTGGTGTTTTGACAAACATCTGCGTACTATACACCGCATCAACAGCATCAATGTTGGGATATAACGTAACTGTCGTACGTGACTGTGTTGCGTCAACAAGCGACAAAGAGCACGAATGGGCCCTCCACCACATGGGGGACGTAATCGGGATAAAAATCGCCAGCCTCGAAGAAGTACTTGCTTCCCTTTGA
- a CDS encoding radical SAM protein: MCTFRCVFCQNHDISTVIDGVEVDGEKLASLARHLKREGARNINYVGGDPTPSSYVILDAIRILARTGTNIVQLWNSNFYCSKELMTLLFDVIDFWLPDFKYGNDNCAETLSKVRKYFDVVSRNHKLAYDETVVEGSSGMIIRHLVMPGHIDCCTKPILEWIAKNTPLALVNVMAQYHPDYLVPRSPEYKDINRRVTAREMKEAYDYADALGLLWRPVS; encoded by the coding sequence ATGTGCACTTTCAGGTGCGTCTTCTGCCAAAATCACGACATTTCAACTGTAATAGATGGCGTCGAAGTCGATGGAGAAAAACTGGCTAGTTTAGCACGCCATTTAAAGAGGGAGGGGGCCCGAAACATAAACTATGTCGGCGGAGACCCGACGCCATCGTCATACGTAATTCTTGATGCTATAAGAATTCTTGCACGTACAGGGACAAACATTGTTCAGCTATGGAACTCCAATTTCTACTGTAGCAAGGAGTTGATGACGCTGCTTTTCGACGTCATAGACTTCTGGCTTCCAGACTTCAAGTATGGCAACGATAATTGTGCAGAAACACTTTCAAAAGTTAGGAAGTACTTTGACGTAGTGTCTAGAAATCATAAGCTCGCATATGATGAAACCGTCGTAGAGGGTAGCTCGGGAATGATAATACGTCACCTAGTAATGCCTGGGCACATAGATTGTTGCACAAAGCCTATTCTAGAATGGATCGCTAAAAATACTCCATTAGCCCTTGTTAATGTAATGGCACAGTACCATCCCGACTATCTTGTTCCAAGGAGTCCTGAATACAAGGACATAAACCGTAGGGTAACCGCCAGGGAAATGAAGGAAGCCTATGATTACGCTGACGCACTAGGCCTATTGTGGAGGCCAGTTAGCTAA
- the amrS gene encoding AmmeMemoRadiSam system radical SAM enzyme, producing the protein MFYSKRDFSFQRIIIFLECIVVPNISEAEKVTSMIKEALFYEPKDDGTVVCRLCPHNCVIREGKRGGCGVRENRGGKLFTLVYGAVSSMAVDPIEKKPLFHFYPGSNIFSISTVGCNLHCQNCQNWQISQVSIESGLTRDFSPEEIVKRTERSGSRSIAYTYNEPFIWYEFVFDVAKLAHERGIMNVLVTNGYIMEEPLRNIAPYIDAANVDVKSMRDEFYKKICKAPGVKPVLDAILVMKEEKIHVELTYLIIPTLNDSEEEFREFARWVKENVGDDVPVHFSRFFPHYKLTDLPPTPPSTVARAREIAMKEGLHYVYMGNIPGEGEDTLCPSCGERVIRRYGFTVLKCNLKDGKCPRCGERIPVIGECRETKWW; encoded by the coding sequence ATGTTTTATTCCAAAAGAGATTTCTCCTTTCAAAGGATAATTATTTTCTTAGAGTGCATTGTTGTTCCAAACATAAGTGAAGCGGAGAAGGTGACCTCAATGATAAAGGAAGCATTATTCTACGAGCCTAAAGACGATGGAACAGTAGTTTGTCGTTTATGCCCCCACAATTGTGTTATTAGAGAGGGCAAACGAGGGGGCTGCGGTGTCCGCGAAAATAGGGGAGGAAAGTTGTTCACGCTGGTTTATGGTGCGGTTTCTTCAATGGCCGTAGACCCAATAGAAAAGAAGCCACTCTTCCATTTTTACCCTGGAAGCAACATATTCTCTATCTCAACGGTAGGTTGTAACCTGCATTGTCAAAACTGTCAGAACTGGCAGATTTCGCAGGTTTCTATTGAAAGCGGTCTAACTAGGGATTTTTCGCCGGAAGAGATAGTTAAGCGTACTGAGAGGAGCGGAAGCAGATCTATAGCGTACACGTACAATGAACCATTTATTTGGTACGAATTTGTTTTTGACGTGGCGAAGCTTGCACATGAGAGAGGAATAATGAACGTGCTTGTGACTAATGGCTACATAATGGAGGAACCCTTGAGGAATATTGCGCCGTACATAGATGCCGCTAACGTTGATGTCAAATCGATGAGAGATGAATTTTACAAGAAAATTTGTAAAGCGCCAGGGGTTAAGCCAGTACTAGACGCCATCCTAGTCATGAAGGAGGAGAAAATACACGTGGAGCTAACATACCTGATAATACCTACACTGAATGACAGCGAGGAGGAGTTTAGAGAGTTTGCAAGGTGGGTTAAGGAAAATGTTGGAGACGATGTACCCGTCCATTTTTCCAGATTCTTCCCCCACTATAAGTTAACAGATCTTCCTCCAACTCCGCCCTCGACAGTAGCCAGGGCACGGGAGATAGCAATGAAAGAGGGACTGCACTACGTCTACATGGGAAATATCCCGGGAGAGGGAGAAGACACACTGTGTCCAAGTTGTGGTGAAAGAGTGATCAGAAGATACGGTTTCACGGTGCTTAAGTGCAACTTGAAAGACGGAAAATGCCCGCGTTGCGGTGAAAGAATACCGGTAATAGGTGAGTGCAGGGAGACGAAGTGGTGGTGA